A single window of Pontiella agarivorans DNA harbors:
- a CDS encoding sigma-70 family RNA polymerase sigma factor produces MTDQEIANPEEWISEHGDYLFQFAFVRLRNRAAAEDAVQETFLAGFKALERYDGKTPVRYWLRGILRHKVVDYIRKASREVAVDDADGKEILDSLKFKAFGIPTQHPPEWKFDPEHAYQQKEFWEVFYGCMSKLKDVMGQAFTLRELEGWTTEEICKELKLKPNNLWVVLHRARTQLKGCLEANWTR; encoded by the coding sequence ATGACTGATCAAGAAATAGCGAATCCCGAAGAGTGGATTTCTGAACACGGTGACTATCTGTTCCAGTTCGCCTTTGTGCGCCTGCGGAACCGGGCGGCCGCCGAGGACGCGGTTCAGGAAACCTTTCTGGCCGGTTTCAAGGCCCTCGAACGATATGATGGAAAAACGCCGGTGCGATACTGGCTCCGCGGCATTCTGCGGCATAAGGTGGTGGATTATATCCGCAAAGCCTCACGCGAAGTGGCGGTGGATGACGCCGACGGCAAAGAAATCCTCGACAGCCTCAAATTCAAGGCCTTCGGCATTCCGACTCAGCATCCGCCGGAATGGAAATTCGATCCGGAACATGCTTATCAGCAAAAAGAATTCTGGGAAGTCTTCTACGGGTGCATGTCCAAACTTAAGGACGTCATGGGTCAGGCGTTCACGCTCCGGGAACTGGAGGGATGGACCACAGAAGAAATCTGTAAGGAACTGAAACTGAAGCCGAACAATCTGTGGGTCGTCCTCCATCGCGCCCGGACACAGCTCAAAGGCTGCCTGGAAGCGAACTGGACGAGATAA
- a CDS encoding DUF1295 domain-containing protein codes for METLPYFSPMLLHGFIGSFTAFSLLWIIQVIRRDAGVVDIGWTAGVGVMAVYAAIIGEGWLPRRILLGTMGGLWSLRLVLYILRDRILCEKEDSRYQRLRAHWGRKAHAWFFIFFTSQSLLVVLFALPFLAGASKTMPHLSIFDLLALLTWLTAMGGEWLADYQLAQFRRKPSNAGKVCRDGLWNCSRHPNYFFEWAHWFAYLFLGVGTSGFALTLIGPSAMYLFLMKLTGIPHVERESLAKRGKAYREYQETTPILIPWPKKKKTA; via the coding sequence ATGGAAACACTCCCGTATTTTTCCCCCATGCTGCTGCACGGTTTCATCGGTTCTTTCACGGCCTTCTCGCTGCTGTGGATCATACAGGTTATAAGGCGCGATGCCGGCGTGGTCGACATCGGCTGGACGGCCGGCGTCGGCGTCATGGCCGTCTATGCGGCTATCATCGGCGAAGGCTGGCTGCCCCGCCGCATCCTGCTCGGAACCATGGGCGGCCTATGGTCACTGCGCCTCGTACTGTATATTCTCAGGGATCGCATACTCTGTGAAAAAGAGGACTCGCGCTACCAGCGACTCCGGGCCCACTGGGGCCGGAAAGCCCATGCCTGGTTTTTCATTTTTTTCACCTCGCAGTCGCTGCTCGTGGTTCTTTTTGCCCTCCCTTTTCTCGCCGGAGCCTCCAAAACCATGCCGCACCTGTCCATTTTCGATCTGCTGGCTCTGCTCACATGGCTGACCGCGATGGGCGGCGAGTGGCTGGCGGACTACCAGCTGGCGCAGTTCCGCCGAAAACCTTCCAATGCCGGAAAAGTCTGTCGTGACGGACTGTGGAACTGCTCGCGGCATCCCAACTATTTTTTCGAATGGGCCCACTGGTTTGCCTATCTCTTCCTCGGCGTCGGCACGTCCGGATTCGCCCTCACACTGATCGGTCCGTCGGCCATGTATCTGTTTCTGATGAAGCTGACCGGGATTCCGCACGTGGAACGCGAATCGCTGGCCAAACGGGGAAAAGCCTATCGCGAATATCAGGAAACCACGCCCATCCTGATCCCCTGGCCGAAAAAGAAAAAAACCGCGTAA
- a CDS encoding cyclopropane-fatty-acyl-phospholipid synthase family protein has translation MNTLEKAPLTALEQRCFNLIDGHLKNINRGHLVIERPDGTEHHYGDRTPEKRIRVIRHRFFSRLVLGGNIGLGEAWSDGDWDSNDLTGVLELFIHNIDALKKSGLTTAIAKRVVHMVGHAKNKNTREGSRRNIHAHYDLGNAFYRLFLDPETMMYSCAIFRNPEDSLAAAQLNKMDTLIEHAAIRPEHHILEIGCGWGGFAIEAAKRTGCRVTGITLSEEQYNFARNRVHSEGLENQVNIQLQDYRDLDGQFDRIVSIEMLEAVGHAYYGTFFKTCDQLLKPNGRVVLQVITIPDQRYDAYRANPDWIQKHIFPGGMLPSLTELNKAMTRSSRFTVEQLSNIGIDYAETLRRWRYAFEDRKQELRDLGFDEAFQRKWLYYLCYCEAGFQTRFTNTLHLTLARPAEEIY, from the coding sequence ATGAATACATTGGAAAAAGCCCCCCTCACCGCTCTGGAACAGCGATGCTTTAACCTGATCGACGGACACCTGAAAAATATCAACCGGGGCCATTTGGTCATCGAACGGCCGGACGGTACCGAGCATCATTACGGCGACCGGACTCCGGAAAAACGGATTCGTGTGATTCGCCATCGTTTTTTCAGCCGTCTCGTTCTCGGCGGCAATATCGGGCTTGGCGAAGCGTGGTCCGACGGCGATTGGGACAGCAATGATCTCACAGGGGTTCTGGAACTTTTTATCCACAACATCGACGCCCTGAAAAAAAGCGGGCTGACCACGGCCATCGCTAAACGTGTTGTTCACATGGTCGGACATGCGAAAAATAAAAATACGCGCGAAGGCAGCCGCCGGAATATTCACGCGCATTATGATCTGGGCAACGCCTTCTACCGCCTGTTCCTCGATCCCGAAACCATGATGTATTCCTGCGCGATTTTCCGGAATCCGGAGGACTCCCTGGCAGCGGCCCAATTGAATAAAATGGACACGCTGATTGAACACGCTGCCATCCGACCGGAACATCACATCCTGGAAATCGGCTGCGGCTGGGGCGGTTTTGCCATCGAAGCGGCCAAACGTACCGGCTGCCGCGTCACCGGCATAACCCTTTCCGAAGAGCAGTACAATTTTGCCCGGAACCGTGTACACTCGGAAGGACTGGAGAATCAGGTGAACATTCAGCTGCAGGACTACCGCGATCTTGACGGACAGTTTGACCGGATCGTTTCCATTGAAATGCTGGAAGCAGTGGGACACGCCTATTACGGCACCTTTTTCAAAACCTGCGATCAGCTTTTAAAACCGAACGGTCGCGTCGTGCTGCAGGTCATCACCATTCCGGATCAGCGCTACGATGCCTACCGCGCCAACCCTGACTGGATTCAAAAACATATTTTTCCCGGCGGCATGCTGCCTTCACTGACGGAGCTGAATAAGGCCATGACCCGATCCTCGCGGTTTACCGTCGAACAGCTTTCAAATATCGGAATCGATTATGCCGAAACGCTGCGCCGCTGGCGCTATGCCTTTGAAGACCGGAAACAGGAATTGCGGGATCTCGGATTCGACGAAGCCTTCCAGCGGAAATGGCTCTATTACCTCTGCTACTGCGAAGCCGGTTTCCAGACCCGTTTCACCAATACCCTCCACCTGACGCTGGCTCGTCCAGCGGAAGAGATTTACTGA
- a CDS encoding chalcone isomerase family protein has product MKQRIQTALLALLFCSTAYSANVGGIELPPARDGLQLNGAGLLRKGFIFNIYVGALYVADTNHVARILTDVPKQIDIHYYRDTPKKHMIRVANQTLKKNLAPETFERLLPRIEMLHNAFRDGRSGSVASILHKPGTGLIYAFNDETVTTISGDDFANAYFAVWLGERPSSRSMKRAMLNRKSL; this is encoded by the coding sequence ATGAAACAACGGATCCAGACCGCACTGCTTGCCCTGTTGTTCTGCAGCACCGCTTATTCGGCCAACGTTGGCGGCATCGAACTGCCTCCGGCACGCGACGGTCTGCAGCTCAACGGCGCAGGGCTGTTGCGGAAAGGTTTTATTTTCAATATCTATGTCGGGGCGCTTTATGTGGCCGACACCAATCACGTGGCCCGGATCCTGACCGACGTACCGAAGCAGATTGATATTCATTATTACCGCGATACCCCGAAAAAACATATGATCCGCGTGGCCAATCAAACGCTGAAAAAAAACCTCGCCCCGGAAACGTTTGAACGGCTGCTTCCCAGAATTGAAATGCTGCACAATGCCTTCCGAGACGGACGAAGCGGCTCCGTGGCTTCAATTCTTCACAAGCCCGGAACCGGTCTCATTTACGCGTTTAATGATGAAACGGTAACGACCATTTCCGGCGATGATTTTGCAAATGCCTACTTTGCGGTCTGGCTGGGCGAACGACCCAGCAGCCGCAGTATGAAACGAGCAATGCTCAACCGGAAATCCCTATGA
- a CDS encoding lipocalin family protein has protein sequence MKLKWIGLCVLLIAGCNSTKDLDVISGFEPERYMGVWYEIARFPHGFEEGMSNVTATYSLNQDGSISVINRGYIDEKQEWKKAEAHAKLKGPPSEGWLKVSFFKPFYGSYKIISLDDDYSRAIVTAGSYNYLWLLAREPQLTEETYTAMVQRAGELGFETGKLIPVDQSQHIQ, from the coding sequence ATGAAACTGAAATGGATCGGACTGTGTGTCCTGCTGATTGCAGGATGCAATTCAACCAAAGACCTCGATGTGATTTCCGGTTTCGAACCGGAACGCTACATGGGCGTGTGGTACGAGATTGCCCGTTTCCCCCACGGCTTTGAAGAAGGCATGAGCAATGTAACAGCGACCTATTCCCTCAACCAGGACGGCAGCATCAGTGTCATCAACAGAGGTTACATCGATGAAAAGCAGGAATGGAAAAAGGCCGAAGCGCACGCAAAACTGAAAGGGCCGCCTTCCGAGGGCTGGCTGAAAGTCAGCTTCTTCAAACCGTTTTACGGTTCCTATAAAATCATCTCTCTCGATGACGACTATTCGCGCGCCATCGTAACAGCGGGGTCCTATAACTATTTGTGGCTGCTCGCCCGCGAACCGCAGCTTACCGAGGAAACGTATACCGCCATGGTTCAACGCGCAGGCGAACTCGGCTTTGAAACCGGCAAACTGATTCCCGTAGACCAGTCGCAGCACATTCAATGA
- a CDS encoding NAD(P)/FAD-dependent oxidoreductase yields the protein MNNGVKKIAVIGSGVAGLTAAHILQRKHRVTLIEEKNRLGGHTNTVTISGGPDAGTPIDTGFIVMNHRNYPLFSKLLAKLDVELRDSDMTFGYYDRPSGLQYCGTGLNGLFAQRRNLVSPMFLRMVKDTLRFFKTAEADRTHPALADETFGDYLNRNGFGQAFIDHHIIPMGSAIWSTPCEEMLQFPAQSFLQFFHNHGLLTLNDRPQWRTVVGGSSSYIDKMKQEWNQVEIRTGTNISGIRRDHGVQIFFGGIEAESFDEVIIATHADDAIKLLRDPSAEEQALLGCWQYTVSRTLLHTDPSVMPPLRNVWSSWNFQRLENQRTCLTYDMNRLQGLETENPYFVSLNLPEEPQGIIAEFNYTHPMYTRDALKSRNALKALNGSNHTWFAGSYMGNGFHEDAVRSAVEIANAMGMEL from the coding sequence ATGAATAACGGAGTGAAAAAAATAGCCGTAATCGGCTCGGGCGTTGCAGGGCTTACGGCGGCACATATTCTGCAGCGGAAACACCGGGTGACGCTGATTGAAGAAAAAAACCGGCTCGGCGGCCATACCAACACGGTCACGATTTCCGGCGGCCCCGATGCCGGAACGCCGATCGACACCGGTTTCATTGTAATGAACCACCGCAACTACCCCCTCTTTTCCAAACTGCTGGCCAAACTCGATGTTGAGCTGCGCGATAGCGATATGACTTTCGGCTACTACGACCGCCCTTCCGGTCTGCAGTATTGCGGCACCGGCCTCAACGGCCTCTTTGCCCAACGCCGGAATCTGGTTTCTCCGATGTTCCTGCGGATGGTGAAAGATACCCTGCGCTTTTTTAAAACGGCCGAAGCGGACCGCACTCACCCCGCACTGGCCGATGAAACCTTCGGGGATTACCTGAACCGGAACGGATTCGGACAGGCGTTTATTGACCATCACATCATTCCCATGGGCTCGGCCATCTGGTCCACCCCCTGCGAAGAAATGCTTCAGTTTCCGGCTCAGAGTTTCCTGCAGTTTTTTCATAACCACGGACTCCTCACCCTCAATGACCGTCCGCAATGGCGCACCGTCGTCGGCGGCAGTTCATCCTACATAGACAAAATGAAACAGGAGTGGAATCAGGTGGAAATCCGGACCGGAACCAACATCTCCGGTATACGGAGAGATCACGGAGTTCAGATTTTTTTCGGCGGGATTGAAGCGGAGTCGTTCGACGAGGTTATTATCGCCACGCATGCCGATGATGCGATTAAACTGCTGCGCGATCCTTCCGCCGAAGAACAGGCCCTGCTCGGCTGCTGGCAGTACACGGTCAGCCGCACCCTGCTGCATACCGACCCCTCCGTCATGCCGCCGCTGCGCAACGTCTGGAGCTCATGGAATTTCCAACGTTTGGAAAACCAGCGTACCTGCCTGACCTACGACATGAACCGCCTCCAGGGATTGGAAACCGAAAACCCGTATTTTGTTTCGCTGAACCTGCCCGAAGAACCTCAAGGCATTATTGCCGAGTTTAATTACACGCATCCCATGTACACCCGCGACGCCCTGAAAAGCCGCAATGCGCTTAAAGCCCTCAACGGCAGCAACCACACCTGGTTTGCGGGAAGTTATATGGGCAACGGGTTTCATGAAGATGCCGTGCGTTCAGCCGTCGAAATCGCCAACGCCATGGGAATGGAACTGTGA
- a CDS encoding fasciclin domain-containing protein produces MKMYRKMMAVLVAFCAMTVGALASPLYYTILHALDEDTMEVFRDGGQGSLSISWDGGETFKTVSNFRFDRYGRAFARTYALNHAPDDAPLKLAARFNESDKGQPLNTEAETTVGAFKEELMPYKRYRWLTYAPVYVGYENLPSIAEIAINDGRFTKLVAAVVQEGLAETLSLPGDYTVFAPTDDAFAALGLTDEELLNLPNLKEILLYHVLPAALNGDAVAVETLLETLLEKDVNVSLNGGDLFINDSKVIIADIEASNGIIHVIDAVLLPPTLPSIVEIAVNDGRFETLVAAVQKAGLVDALNGAGPLTVFAPTDDAFAALLTALDITAEELLENPDLGNILLYHVVDGRLDAADVVMKERLTTLLGEEVKVNVTADGVFINNSKIIITDIKAENGIIHVIDTVLIPEEMPDLVDTAIAAGQFTTLVSTLQATGLDEVLRGDGPFTVFAPTDDAFEKLPSWLLNFLVRNPKYLEQVLLYHVVPGDLNAEEVFAERSLKTASGRTIYPRLKNGVPYINRSEVIAPDIEAENGTVHVIDTVLIPWF; encoded by the coding sequence ATGAAGATGTATCGAAAAATGATGGCCGTACTTGTGGCATTCTGCGCCATGACGGTCGGAGCATTGGCCTCCCCCCTGTATTACACCATTCTGCATGCACTGGACGAAGACACCATGGAGGTGTTCCGGGATGGCGGACAAGGCTCGCTGAGCATCTCGTGGGACGGAGGGGAAACCTTCAAAACCGTGTCGAATTTCCGCTTCGATCGCTACGGCCGTGCATTTGCCCGGACCTATGCCCTCAACCATGCGCCGGACGATGCCCCGCTCAAACTTGCGGCCCGCTTTAACGAAAGCGATAAAGGCCAGCCGCTGAATACTGAGGCGGAGACCACCGTCGGCGCATTTAAAGAGGAACTGATGCCCTATAAACGCTACCGTTGGCTGACCTATGCCCCGGTTTATGTGGGCTATGAAAATCTGCCGAGCATTGCGGAAATCGCCATCAACGACGGCCGCTTCACCAAGCTCGTCGCCGCCGTGGTACAGGAAGGCCTGGCCGAAACGCTGAGTCTGCCCGGTGACTACACGGTGTTTGCCCCAACCGATGATGCTTTTGCGGCACTGGGCCTGACCGACGAAGAACTGCTCAACCTGCCGAATCTCAAGGAAATTCTGCTCTATCACGTTCTGCCTGCCGCTCTGAACGGCGATGCGGTTGCTGTCGAAACCCTGCTCGAAACCCTGCTTGAAAAAGACGTCAATGTGTCACTCAACGGCGGCGATCTGTTCATCAATGATTCCAAAGTCATCATTGCAGATATCGAAGCGTCCAATGGAATCATTCATGTAATCGATGCCGTGCTCCTTCCGCCCACCCTTCCCTCCATCGTCGAGATCGCCGTGAATGACGGCCGCTTCGAAACACTCGTTGCCGCAGTACAGAAAGCCGGTCTGGTGGATGCGCTTAACGGGGCAGGTCCACTGACCGTGTTTGCCCCGACCGACGATGCCTTCGCCGCCCTGCTGACCGCGCTGGATATCACCGCCGAGGAGTTGCTGGAAAATCCGGATCTTGGAAACATCCTGCTTTATCACGTGGTGGATGGACGATTGGACGCGGCGGATGTCGTGATGAAGGAACGCCTCACCACCCTGCTCGGAGAAGAGGTTAAGGTGAATGTGACCGCAGACGGGGTTTTCATTAACAATTCCAAAATCATCATTACCGATATCAAAGCAGAAAACGGCATCATTCACGTCATCGACACCGTACTGATTCCTGAGGAAATGCCGGATCTCGTGGACACTGCGATTGCCGCCGGTCAGTTTACCACGCTGGTCAGTACCCTGCAGGCCACCGGTCTGGATGAAGTGCTGCGCGGCGACGGACCGTTCACGGTATTTGCGCCGACCGACGATGCCTTCGAAAAACTGCCGTCGTGGCTGCTCAACTTCCTGGTCCGCAATCCGAAATATCTTGAACAGGTGCTGCTCTACCATGTGGTTCCCGGCGACCTGAACGCCGAAGAAGTCTTTGCCGAACGTTCACTCAAAACCGCCAGCGGCCGCACCATCTACCCGCGACTGAAAAACGGGGTGCCCTACATCAACCGTTCCGAAGTCATTGCCCCGGACATCGAGGCTGAAAACGGCACCGTTCATGTCATCGACACCGTACTGATTCCCTGGTTCTGA
- a CDS encoding DUF1365 domain-containing protein — protein MKSRIYSGKMRHARRSPVRHEFTFPFYFYAIDLSELPALNRQVRGFGYNHWKPVSLRDSDYLTGAGGFRERLAEYIDVSKVERIVLVTVARFMARVFNPVSFYYCLNADDRPVCMVAEVNNTFKERHLYIMKSDGTFPVKCRHSKRFHVSPFNPMDGHYEFTFSEPGEQLRIGIRLIRNEQTVLDAALWGTGRELTTSNLWKTVLPHPFTAALTMPRILVQAAILHYRKKLQVFRKPAPADPNTIKGAA, from the coding sequence GTGAAGAGCCGGATCTACAGCGGAAAAATGAGGCACGCGCGGCGCTCTCCGGTACGTCATGAATTTACATTTCCATTCTATTTCTACGCCATTGACCTGAGTGAACTTCCGGCACTGAACCGACAGGTTCGCGGCTTCGGGTACAACCACTGGAAACCGGTCAGTCTCCGGGATTCCGACTATCTCACCGGAGCCGGCGGTTTCCGGGAACGTCTTGCCGAATATATCGACGTATCCAAGGTCGAGCGCATTGTGCTCGTGACCGTTGCCCGCTTCATGGCCCGGGTGTTCAACCCGGTCAGTTTCTACTATTGTCTGAATGCCGACGACCGGCCGGTCTGTATGGTGGCGGAGGTCAACAACACCTTTAAAGAGCGGCATCTCTACATCATGAAATCCGACGGCACCTTTCCCGTAAAATGCCGCCACAGCAAACGCTTTCACGTCTCGCCCTTCAACCCCATGGACGGCCACTATGAATTCACCTTTTCCGAGCCCGGCGAGCAGCTGCGCATCGGTATCCGGCTGATCCGCAATGAGCAAACGGTTCTGGATGCCGCCCTGTGGGGGACCGGCCGGGAACTAACGACTTCCAACCTCTGGAAAACGGTACTGCCCCATCCCTTCACCGCCGCCCTCACCATGCCGCGCATCCTCGTCCAGGCCGCCATTCTCCACTACAGAAAGAAACTGCAGGTTTTCCGTAAGCCCGCACCCGCAGATCCGAACACCATCAAAGGAGCTGCATAA
- a CDS encoding nuclear transport factor 2 family protein yields MIGALTMTGCTSQSKDRSPDWSRNTAKVQETADLSPMDAATEKKALKRFTDFYAEYSYDAIKEGVRGLYADEAWFGDPFHIVEGIDNIEHYFLVMAEPVESCTFTVDSIQRSGIDYFARWTMELESKAAQGEQIKTIGISQVRFNRSGKIVFQQDYWDATAMMDRLPIVGYWTRLVKDRIEKGLEK; encoded by the coding sequence GTGATCGGAGCACTAACCATGACCGGCTGCACCAGCCAATCAAAAGACCGCTCTCCCGACTGGTCTCGAAACACGGCAAAAGTTCAGGAAACAGCCGACCTGTCCCCCATGGATGCCGCGACCGAAAAAAAGGCCCTGAAACGCTTTACTGATTTTTATGCGGAATACAGCTATGACGCCATTAAAGAAGGCGTTCGCGGCCTCTATGCCGACGAGGCCTGGTTCGGCGATCCCTTTCATATTGTGGAAGGCATCGATAACATCGAACACTATTTTCTGGTGATGGCCGAGCCCGTCGAATCCTGTACATTCACAGTGGATTCCATACAGCGCAGCGGCATCGATTATTTTGCACGCTGGACCATGGAACTCGAATCGAAAGCCGCCCAAGGGGAGCAAATCAAAACCATCGGCATTTCGCAGGTGCGCTTCAACCGAAGCGGAAAGATTGTCTTCCAGCAGGACTACTGGGACGCAACGGCTATGATGGACCGGCTGCCCATCGTCGGATACTGGACGCGCCTGGTGAAAGACCGTATTGAGAAAGGACTCGAAAAATGA
- a CDS encoding SAM-dependent methyltransferase has product MIDLMELAEKGRMPDAAIRAGIRKLLRDRIKMESKASAADQLESVFRFRDMMDRAPVAVATNTANEQHYEVPADLFQLFMGGHLKYSCGYWPVAENTLTESEEAMLELTCRRAGLTDGMDILELGCGWGSLSLWMAQQYPNSRIVAVSNSRTQKKFIDARGLPNLEVITADMNDFMIAQRFDRVVSIEMFEHMRNWPELLRRISNWLKNDGKLFVHIFVNRELAYLFNDSGEVNWMAEHFFQEGMMPSENLLTLTNRNMVVNRMWRVNGQHYAKTLRAWLDRIDINSQYAIAVLERALGAEEARLQFGRWRIFFMACEELFSFEGGEEWYVAHYLLEKR; this is encoded by the coding sequence ATGATTGATTTAATGGAACTTGCTGAAAAAGGACGCATGCCGGATGCGGCAATTCGCGCAGGGATACGAAAGCTGCTGAGAGACCGCATCAAAATGGAATCGAAGGCATCGGCGGCCGACCAGCTCGAATCCGTTTTCCGGTTCAGGGATATGATGGATCGGGCTCCGGTGGCAGTAGCCACAAACACAGCCAACGAGCAGCATTATGAAGTTCCGGCCGATCTGTTTCAGCTCTTCATGGGAGGACATCTGAAATACAGTTGCGGCTACTGGCCGGTGGCCGAAAACACCCTGACCGAATCGGAAGAAGCCATGCTGGAGCTCACCTGCAGACGGGCCGGCCTGACTGACGGCATGGATATTCTCGAGCTGGGCTGCGGCTGGGGTTCCCTCTCCCTCTGGATGGCCCAGCAATACCCGAATTCGCGTATTGTGGCGGTATCCAATTCCCGGACGCAGAAAAAATTTATTGATGCCCGCGGCTTACCGAATCTGGAAGTCATTACGGCCGATATGAATGACTTCATGATTGCGCAGCGTTTCGACCGCGTTGTTTCCATCGAAATGTTTGAACACATGCGCAACTGGCCCGAGCTGCTGCGACGAATCAGCAACTGGCTTAAAAATGACGGAAAACTGTTCGTTCATATTTTCGTCAACCGCGAGCTGGCCTATCTTTTCAACGACTCCGGCGAAGTCAACTGGATGGCGGAACACTTCTTTCAGGAAGGGATGATGCCTTCCGAAAACCTGCTCACACTCACCAACCGCAATATGGTGGTGAACCGCATGTGGCGCGTGAATGGACAGCACTATGCCAAAACGCTGCGCGCCTGGCTGGACCGCATCGACATAAATTCTCAATACGCCATCGCCGTACTCGAACGCGCTCTCGGGGCGGAGGAGGCCCGGTTGCAGTTCGGGCGGTGGCGCATTTTCTTTATGGCCTGCGAGGAACTGTTTTCATTTGAAGGAGGCGAGGAATGGTACGTTGCCCATTACCTGTTGGAAAAACGCTAG
- a CDS encoding acyl-CoA desaturase encodes MKTPSEKSAGRPGFSIPLLFMHLACAGVFFVPGGWPAFFIFVLMYVLHVFALTAGYHRYFSHKTYQTSRTFQFVLALLGTTAAQRDPLWWASHHRMHHMNSDTEDDVHSPRHHGFWWAHIGWVMNRQLCETDLNRVKDFSKYPELLWLNRHPYIPAFALAILLLGAGSVLNLLFPTLGVSGWQFVFYGFFLSTVAVYHVTFCINSVAHLHGRRRYDVADDSRNNWVLGLVAMGEGWHNNHHRYAVSTRQGFQWWEIDLSYWILRALQRVGLVWGIREPPRSVLTERKP; translated from the coding sequence ATGAAGACCCCGTCAGAAAAATCCGCCGGCCGTCCCGGCTTCAGCATCCCCCTGCTGTTCATGCATCTTGCATGCGCCGGCGTTTTCTTTGTCCCCGGCGGCTGGCCGGCATTCTTCATTTTCGTCCTCATGTACGTACTGCATGTTTTTGCCCTGACTGCGGGATATCACCGCTATTTTTCCCACAAGACCTATCAGACCAGCCGCACCTTTCAGTTTGTGCTTGCCCTGCTCGGCACCACAGCGGCACAGCGCGATCCACTCTGGTGGGCGAGCCACCACCGTATGCACCATATGAATTCCGACACGGAAGACGATGTACACTCCCCTCGCCATCACGGCTTCTGGTGGGCGCATATCGGCTGGGTCATGAACCGCCAGCTGTGTGAAACCGACCTGAACCGGGTTAAGGATTTTTCAAAATATCCGGAACTGCTGTGGCTTAACCGCCACCCCTATATTCCCGCTTTTGCTCTAGCGATCCTGCTGCTGGGCGCGGGCAGTGTATTGAACCTTCTTTTCCCGACGCTCGGCGTGTCAGGCTGGCAGTTTGTTTTTTACGGTTTTTTCCTGAGTACGGTTGCCGTTTACCACGTGACCTTCTGTATTAATTCAGTGGCCCACCTGCACGGCCGGCGGCGCTACGATGTCGCGGACGACAGCCGCAACAACTGGGTCCTCGGTCTGGTGGCCATGGGCGAAGGCTGGCACAACAATCACCATCGCTATGCCGTCAGCACGCGGCAGGGCTTCCAATGGTGGGAAATCGATTTAAGCTACTGGATCCTGCGGGCACTGCAGCGGGTCGGCCTGGTGTGGGGAATCCGTGAGCCACCCCGCAGTGTGCTGACAGAAAGAAAGCCCTGA
- a CDS encoding glutathione peroxidase → MNYAALLTLTLGLAGCSTAEKENHVNSIYDIAAETISGETVKLEAYKGKALLIVNTASKCGFTGQYDGLQTLYETYRDQGFEILGFPSNDFLKQEPGSNEEIASFCKLNYGVTFPMFGKISVKGNDQHPLYTYLTSKETNPEHGGKISWNFNKFLISRSGEIVGRFGSRTKPQDTALIAAVEKELNTP, encoded by the coding sequence ATGAACTATGCCGCACTGCTCACCCTCACGCTCGGCCTCGCCGGATGCTCTACCGCAGAAAAGGAGAATCATGTGAATTCAATATATGACATTGCCGCGGAAACCATTTCCGGCGAAACCGTAAAACTGGAAGCCTACAAAGGCAAAGCACTGCTTATCGTCAACACCGCCAGCAAATGCGGTTTTACCGGTCAGTATGACGGCCTGCAGACCCTCTATGAAACCTACCGGGATCAGGGTTTCGAGATCCTCGGGTTCCCTTCCAATGATTTCCTGAAGCAGGAACCGGGATCGAATGAAGAGATCGCTTCGTTCTGCAAACTGAACTACGGCGTAACGTTTCCGATGTTTGGAAAAATTTCCGTCAAAGGAAACGATCAGCATCCGCTTTACACCTATCTCACCTCAAAGGAAACCAATCCCGAGCACGGCGGAAAAATTTCGTGGAACTTCAACAAGTTCCTGATATCCCGCAGCGGCGAAATCGTCGGTCGCTTCGGCAGCCGGACCAAACCGCAGGACACCGCCCTCATCGCGGCCGTTGAAAAGGAGCTGAACACCCCATGA